One window of Sphingobacteriales bacterium genomic DNA carries:
- a CDS encoding pseudouridylate synthase, whose translation MAQLQVLYSDDHLIAVNKLNGLLVHKTRIAKDANEFALQFVRNQTRRTVFPVHRLDRGTSGVLLFAFSDQIHSLLSQTFQKRMVVKYYLAIVRGYTDETGTINYPLSKEKTGKEQEALTKFERINTVELPFPVGKYRTARYSLVKVIPYTGRMHQIRRHFNYISHPVIGDLPHGDYRHNHFFRDKLDCPYLMLHSYSLKFLHPVFNKEMEIKAPILEPMAKIIQRFGWEFNV comes from the coding sequence ATGGCACAACTTCAGGTTTTGTACTCAGATGATCATCTGATTGCTGTTAATAAACTAAATGGACTATTAGTACACAAAACCAGAATTGCTAAGGATGCTAACGAATTTGCCCTTCAATTTGTAAGAAATCAAACCCGTCGAACGGTGTTCCCTGTTCATCGTTTAGACAGAGGCACATCTGGAGTTTTGTTGTTTGCATTCTCAGACCAGATTCATTCGCTTTTGAGCCAAACTTTCCAAAAACGCATGGTTGTCAAATATTATCTGGCTATTGTCAGGGGATATACCGATGAAACTGGAACAATAAATTACCCATTGTCAAAGGAAAAAACCGGCAAAGAACAAGAGGCTCTGACAAAATTTGAACGAATAAATACCGTAGAATTACCCTTTCCTGTTGGGAAATATAGAACCGCGAGATATTCATTGGTTAAAGTAATACCTTATACCGGTAGAATGCACCAAATAAGAAGGCATTTTAATTATATCAGTCATCCGGTTATCGGCGATCTTCCTCATGGAGATTACCGGCATAATCACTTTTTCAGGGATAAATTAGATTGTCCATATCTGATGCTTCATAGTTACAGCCTGAAATTCTTGCATCCTGTTTTTAACAAAGAGATGGAAATAAAGGCACCGATCTTAGAACCGATGGCCAAAATTATACAACGGTTTGGATGGGAATTTAATGTTTAA
- the purH gene encoding bifunctional phosphoribosylaminoimidazolecarboxamide formyltransferase/IMP cyclohydrolase, whose translation MQITIRRALLSVSDKTNLISLANTLQYWGCEIISTGGTGKILAEANIAYTEISKVTGNPEAFGGRMKTISFTIESALLYDREKDAAEAAQLGIAPIDMVVCNLYPFQKVMEAGADIDTLIENIDIGGPTMLRSGAKNFKHVAVVTDVNDYVNIIEELNANQGRISYSTRFNLMRKTFNHTADYDSMIAVEMDRRDNVHSLRLSFSDGKPLRYGENSHQSAIFYRQNPAEHSLYDMNVLHGKELSFNNIMDIHAAVESVRLLNPNRQGCSIVKHNNPCGICEGNHQPVVFELAWESDVISAFGSIIAFNQTLTIQTVAFLRLEDVDKSKRKFVEVIIAPDFEPEALEYLRQHKDLRIVQLDISKVPAGKDLRFLNSSLLEQDFDQSLYSKIDIVTTVQPKTMELESIVAFGLKAISNIKSNSIVVVREVNGNYQMLGMGAGQPNRLISTQLALNKAKENLLRSYTGHINDVEDYLAEIFSDCILISDAFFPFEDNVDLAATYGIKTIVQPGGSIRDKHVVGRCEELGIAMVMTGLRHFKH comes from the coding sequence ATGCAAATTACAATAAGGCGTGCATTATTAAGTGTTTCAGATAAAACGAATTTAATCTCTTTAGCTAACACGCTTCAATACTGGGGTTGTGAAATTATTTCAACTGGAGGAACCGGCAAAATATTAGCTGAGGCAAACATCGCTTATACTGAAATCAGTAAAGTTACCGGAAACCCTGAAGCTTTTGGCGGGCGAATGAAAACCATTTCATTTACTATTGAATCGGCTTTGTTGTATGACCGTGAAAAAGATGCAGCAGAAGCCGCACAATTAGGAATAGCTCCAATTGATATGGTAGTTTGCAATTTGTATCCCTTTCAAAAAGTTATGGAAGCAGGTGCAGATATTGACACGTTGATTGAGAATATTGATATTGGAGGGCCAACAATGCTCAGATCGGGAGCTAAGAACTTTAAACATGTGGCTGTCGTTACAGATGTTAATGACTATGTAAATATCATCGAAGAACTAAATGCCAATCAAGGGAGAATTAGTTACAGTACTCGGTTCAATCTGATGCGCAAAACATTTAACCATACTGCTGATTACGACTCCATGATTGCCGTAGAGATGGACCGCAGAGATAATGTTCACTCGTTGCGACTTTCTTTCTCTGATGGCAAACCATTGAGATACGGAGAAAACAGTCATCAAAGCGCAATTTTTTATCGCCAAAATCCAGCAGAACATTCTCTTTATGATATGAATGTGTTGCATGGGAAAGAATTGTCGTTCAATAATATCATGGATATTCATGCGGCAGTAGAATCTGTCCGGCTTTTAAATCCTAACAGACAAGGATGTTCAATAGTGAAACATAACAATCCCTGCGGGATTTGTGAAGGCAATCATCAGCCTGTTGTTTTTGAACTGGCTTGGGAGTCAGACGTGATATCTGCTTTTGGTTCTATCATTGCTTTTAACCAAACATTAACTATTCAAACTGTAGCTTTTTTAAGATTAGAAGATGTTGATAAAAGCAAACGAAAATTTGTAGAAGTCATAATTGCACCTGATTTTGAACCTGAAGCTCTTGAATATCTTCGGCAACATAAAGATTTAAGGATTGTCCAATTAGATATTTCCAAAGTTCCTGCCGGTAAAGACCTGAGATTTTTGAACAGTTCTCTTTTGGAACAAGATTTCGATCAATCTTTGTATTCAAAAATAGATATTGTTACAACAGTTCAACCAAAAACTATGGAATTGGAATCCATAGTTGCTTTTGGGCTAAAAGCAATTAGCAATATAAAATCGAATTCTATTGTTGTTGTCAGAGAGGTAAACGGCAATTACCAAATGTTGGGAATGGGAGCCGGACAGCCCAATCGGTTGATTTCTACTCAACTTGCGTTGAACAAAGCTAAAGAAAATCTGCTAAGGAGCTATACCGGACATATCAACGATGTCGAGGATTATTTAGCAGAAATTTTCAGTGATTGTATTCTGATTTCAGATGCTTTTTTCCCTTTTGAAGACAATGTTGATTTGGCTGCAACGTATGGAATTAAAACGATTGTTCAACCCGGAGGCTCAATTCGCGACAAACATGTAGTTGGCAGGTGTGAGGAACTTGGGATAGCTATGGTTATGACCGGTTTACGGCATTTTAAACATTAA
- a CDS encoding phosphoribosylformylglycinamidine synthase subunit PurQ: protein MTPTVAHQVKSLVITGFGINCEEETNAAFLLSGADSEIVHLNDILLKGFDIHTFDILSFPGGFSFGDDISSGKVLANKIKYKQLSTGKTMLDEIKKFLAKGKFIFGACNGFQVLVKLGLLPDVSGNIEQEVTLMRNNSGKYEDRWVNCLVTQGTKTPFLKGITKLALPVRHGEGKLIIRDDHIRQQIISNQLNCLSYCDELGQLTDEYPLNPNGAELNCAGLTNTTGQVFGLMPHPEAFLSIYNHPNWGQLKRRNPSLPEEGEGLQIFKNIVRHISKSKSPVS from the coding sequence ATGACACCTACTGTCGCTCATCAGGTTAAATCTTTGGTCATTACCGGTTTTGGTATTAATTGTGAAGAAGAAACAAATGCAGCTTTTCTACTTTCAGGCGCAGATTCTGAAATTGTTCATCTGAACGATATTCTACTCAAAGGATTTGATATCCACACTTTTGACATTTTGAGTTTTCCGGGAGGTTTTTCTTTTGGTGATGATATTTCATCCGGCAAAGTTTTGGCCAATAAGATAAAATATAAGCAGTTATCCACCGGAAAAACGATGTTGGATGAAATAAAAAAATTTCTTGCAAAGGGTAAATTTATATTTGGAGCCTGTAATGGTTTTCAGGTATTAGTTAAGCTTGGGTTGTTGCCAGACGTTAGTGGCAATATTGAACAGGAAGTAACCCTAATGCGCAATAATTCAGGCAAATATGAAGACCGATGGGTGAATTGCTTAGTTACACAGGGAACTAAAACTCCTTTTTTAAAAGGAATAACCAAATTGGCTTTGCCGGTTCGTCATGGAGAAGGGAAACTTATAATCAGGGATGACCATATCCGACAACAAATTATTTCCAACCAACTGAACTGTCTGAGCTATTGTGATGAGTTGGGGCAACTGACCGATGAATACCCACTTAATCCAAATGGTGCTGAATTAAACTGTGCCGGTTTAACGAATACAACCGGACAGGTATTTGGTTTGATGCCGCATCCCGAAGCTTTTTTGTCAATTTACAATCATCCTAACTGGGGACAACTAAAACGCCGGAATCCAAGCCTGCCTGAAGAAGGAGAGGGGCTACAGATTTTTAAAAACATTGTAAGGCATATCAGCAAATCAAAGTCTCCTGTTAGTTAG